GTCCTATAAAAACtacatgaatctgaatcaatGAACATATCTATAAATCTAATGAAATACataccgaaatcatcattctCTTCCAGAATAGCCGAGTTGTTCACTATTTTCTGCTTTGTGTAAATATCCACAAAACGGCGATCACGTCCACTTCAGGATTGCTTAACGCATGAAGCAATGCGTCCGCAAAACATCCGATATTTACACACTGATTGTATTCACTGCAAACCTTTCCTATTTATTGACCTAATTTGGTAATTTGGCCTAATTTGGTCTGGTAATAAACTGCACTTGAGAATTTATGAAACACTACACCAAATCACCACACAAACTTTACTACGTAAACACTGCGtcccaagcaaaaagtttcgacttgtcaagagcaaatgacagaacatctccctctaaaaaatattccgtgcctgctcgcactGACACTGAGCGAAAGACGGTCAGAAAGCTCCAGTCGAgtctgatgagttttctcatgctgttcgcttctcttgggttatgccctcttgctcgtactcacgctcgttctaccgtcgatgcaaaagtgtacaatccgCGCGGTTGTCAgacaccaacaacaccaacaaatgcattggtttacaacaaATCGATCCTACCCGAGTTGTTCGCGGgatcgtatacagaatcgctgatgaatcgttgtacgtttgctttcctaatttttatcattattattaacataattattagtCCATATTAAGAAAGGCGAATGCACCAAGACAtcatccaaaaataaaacaacagcaaacatgatcgaagcctctttatgttactgttttctACCACGATTTTGTTGTGAGCTAATAGAGTTTTGGGCgttggaatccgatttgattataggaccgtgaaataaagaaccaccaaagtactagttcgtcatatgctcacactgcagaattatcccaacatttgtatcatgtGTATACGTCGTATCATATGCATGGAAGCTGTTGATGATAAAACAGTCGTGAGTAGTCAAAAACTGGTACGTTCGTACAGCTTCACACGGTTGTGGAATAATACTCATAATATACTgaacaataatattaaaacaacattgaaagTCATTGTGAATTGAAATATCTACACACAGCTATGTTATGTTAATGTAGctctgtttatgttttataacatatttttgaacacgttacagctttctgtgtgttgtgaaagataaatAGCTGTATCAGTTTAATATGTCTAATAATTCTAtttgcatttctcttaatCCAAATCGATTGCGTGGCCGATGTTCCGcgaagcattcttctaatgcttgcCTTTGCCGGCCAGAGTTGCTgatcaaaacatttcatttgccatcgatcctttcattcaattgctcattgcattgcattgcaccagctaagcccgtgagccaaactgtttctgtaggatgcgaccgtagcgacacttcctggaaaactaatattaagtgcaaaacatatcacaacacagctAAACGTAACATGGAACACCTGGAACATTCTCTAGCGTTTCCTTCTTACCAGCGCAATCGATGCCGTGCGAAAGATGCTCAGACACTTTAAATTAAAGGCGTATGTAGCAattgaaacgcaatgaaacatttaacagtgcactgtacatgaacgtacttcgcgacatctgtaatgatcctattcggtatcaagcaatagccaagaatatgtacgattgataatgttctggtatggctttgcatattagatgtcacgaaagcctacaaaaaaggtatgtttattttaacaacaaacccatacataattcaacaaatatcattgtaaaatcctaaaaataaagctacgtaaaaacggtccgtgtgcgaggatcgccattctatgttgaaaaataaaaacactcgtacaaaaaacaccaacctaaaaatcattattgctCAGATCAGTCCACAACATGTTGATGCATCGCGCACGAAGCATCACCGGCAATAGAACCATAACAGAACAGCTGATGGTACTTCGTTCGAAGCATCgcacgtagaacaaaacctggtccgtatcaatccttttggcgccaaattgttggtaccatcggttcgcggacgcttgaaacaccacggtaaattgcctccaaatgtaagtctgggatcgattcccgatatttcctaccattactatctttgcagaaaacacacatgggcgagCTGGCAATATCACTCCCGTATATGACTAATCATACTTACCCTTGCGCACATGACGCGAGGATACCCTAACCTTGAAATAATAGTACGGTCTAAATCCTATACCactagtcaaaacgaaacaaaccgacaagccaaaggcagaacgaacgaacgaacgcgatgcaagacacaccagcgcagaacagaactcgcgaatcgaacaaatactagaattagcaggagcaagcaagagaaaaaaaagacggtcGATcgccacacataaaaaaaataatgtggcaacggctgtgacaagcttttttgctttaattttgaaattgagctttttgctagacatccgcacgatgacagcaaaaatcctgcagtcctCCTGCTGTTTGGACGAGACTGACTGATTGTCGGAACAAATAGCGGAAATCGTTTCGGTATACGAAAAATAGGACGCAACTTTTGCCGAAACTCATACAAAACGTCAGATTGGGCGTGAGTTCGTTTGTTGTTCaaaagtatttctttttttcgtttttgtttttcgcccTAACCTCAAGCTTCATATAGGCGTTTCGCCGCTATACAACTGGGAGTACAAGTCCAATTGTAGAAATGATTTTGTTATGCATTTAACACAATTATTAcgcaaagtaataaaattgtgCTTCGAGATTTTATAGCTATTGCGTAATTCAAAAGAATTTAATAAGATTCGTACCTGCCCGTTGAAGATAGGATCTATTAACCTTGGGTTGATTCAATAATTATGTGTCATTCGGTTGGTCAGCGCTTCTTTGACAGTAGGGAGCAAGACAACCACTTTATTTAAAAGTTCCTGCATAAATTGTCTGAAAAGAGGATGAGGAAATGGTACAATTTTTGCTCAGAATGAAACACAGCTTGTCAAATTTGTATAAGCACCATTTATTCCATCAAAACACCCAAAAGTTATGTATTGTTTGCAGTGTTGATTTCGTTTAATGTGTTCTCAAACGTCAAACTTCGGCGCTGCATATTGCCACAGCGAATGGTTGTGGTCCGGACCTTTCTGTTGCCCATTTTGGACAAAATCAACACCTGCCGGTTGGTGAAATCTGTGACGaagtgagaaaatataaacatttgctATGTGAATTGGCTTCCTGCAGGCTGCGTGGGGCATTCATTTGCTAGTACAAAGCGCAACCGTCCGAGGAACGCATATACTGCCAGGGAGGTATCGCGAAGCAACAGCCGCGCAATTCGGGGTGTGCGTACACGAACGAAGGAGGCATACCGTTTGTTCGTCTTTGTCGTGATCGACCGAAGACAATTTTTCGAGGCGTGCTAGATCCGTTGTTGATTTCGTGTGAAAAGTCACGCACGGTCAAAAAAGCGCTTTAGATTTTACTGTTTCAGCTTGTGCACGAAGGAACTAGCAAAGACTGGTGTAAAAAACAGGTGATATCGCGGCGGCGGTGGTGAAATTGGCCTTCGTGCATTGTGTGAACAAAAAGTCTCGACGACCGACCATCGCGGGAGGATCTTCGGGaaggacacacacatacacacagacacaaatcCCACGTCGTATGAAAGAATCCTCGCCCAAATCTTGATGCAAAGTGAAAAATCACTGCAACGATGGACGAAACATATCTGAAGAATCTCGAAACGGCGGCCCACATTATTATGGTAGGTGGAATCGTAAATGGAAATCctcaaaaaatcatcaaaaggGCAAGGGGTGgttgaaaaacaaaggaaCACCCGTGGACCTTGGAATGCGTGCGCGGTGCGTGTTGTTATGGGGTCTGCTCGGCGCAAATAAAATCGATAGttcgttgttttgcttgctcCGCCCAGCGCTCATCCCAATCCAAGAGTCCTTTGCGTTCTCGCAAGCAaacatttctttgttttgattgCATCTCTTTTCTACTAACGACTGTTTACAGTATGGCCCTTCCACCGACAGCGGCTAGCGTACGtagtaataatttttcatgtttttcgttttttcccccatccCTCCTTCCACGTCTTGCCCTTTTAGGCTCCGCCGAATTCCATCACAAACCAGCAGCGCCAGGAATCGGAGCAAATTTTTACCAGCTtcagaaaaacgaaaactcccTACGCGCTGTGTCAGGCGATCCTGGAAAAGTCGTCCGTCGATTTGGTACTGTTTGAAGCGGCAGATGTGCTGAAGAAAACCGTGGTGGGAGAGTGGAAATTTATCGCCGAGCAGGACCGTGCCTCGTTACGTCAGTATCTGCTAAACTACGTCATCCAGCGCGATGTACCGGTATTCATACGGGACAAGCTGCTGCAGGTAGTGGCCATTATGATCAAGCGCGCCAGCCTGGAAGATCACGGTGCGGAACGTGGCCAAATtttggaagaaacaaaaaaaatgctgacATCGGGTGAACTGAAGCAACAGATTCTAAGCTGCAGCATTATGTTGGCCATTTTGGAAGAATACTGCAACATCGTACGTTCGGATGATACCGGGCTCAATACGCTGGAGCACTTCAAAGCGAAGAAACAGTTCGAAGATTCGGATCTGCTGAAAACATTCTGCATGACGCTGCAGGCAATGGTCACCATCGTGAACAGCTTCGATACGGCCAACAGCATGCAGATGTACCTTTTCAAGCAGCTACTCACTGTGATGGAAACCGTACTGACCTGGGGCTTTCTGCTGCCCAACCTGCGGAACGTGCGAGTGCGTCACTCGCTGTCCAAAAGCATCATTGACACGTCGGAAACGGTCACGAAGGCGCTGCACGCTCCACCACTTCGTCTGCAGGCCCAATGGAAGAGTGTAATCTTTGACCCGAAAGTGTTGGAAGTGTTCTTTCACACTTACTGGAAGCTGCGCGAAATAGACGATTTACAGCCGAAAGCACTGACATGCATTCTGCAGCTGTCCACCCTTCGTGGACCTATCATAACCGAAAACATCGACGAGAGTATGTCCTATCTGGCGAACTATCTGACGCACTTTCTATCATTAATGACTAAGTAAGAGCTTTGCCGAAAAGCGACAAAAGCGACATCtttattgattgaaattacctttcccATTTTAGTATCGAACTCAAAGACAAGGAAGCGTACAGTTTTTCGCTAATCCTGCGCAAACTGTTCCAGTTTCTGCCTACGGATATGCTGAAGATGTTACCGAACTCTCTGTTCGATGCGTCCATGCAGCAGTGCTTTACGCTGACGATGAAATTTTTCGAACAGTCGGCAGCGGAAGAATCGGTTGCACCGGACGAAGCCCTCTACGTAGATGCACTGAGCAACATGCTCGGCATATGGTTGGCGTTTTTCGACGACAAACGGAACTACCCAATTGAACCGATGCTTCCCTACATAATGCAAATGTTCGAGAAGTACGTCCAGTGCCATCTGGCTCCACCGCAGGGCATACGCGGGGCAACGGGCCGGGACGGTGAAGGAGGCGAGAACGAAATTACCGAACTGGAGGAATcggaccgggaacggttcaaGGAGCAGCTGACCGTTATGGGATTCTTCGGTCGACAGATACTGCAGCATGCCCTCGGTTTGCTGGCAAAGCTGCTGGAAGATCGTACGCGAAAGCTGGGCACACAACTCCACATGCTACACTCAATGCAATCGCTTTCCATTTCCGATGGGGTAAATTTGGAGAACCTGTTCGAAGACCTGCACTGGCTGCTGTTGATCAGCGGGCACGTGATAGCGATGGAATCGGTCGGTGAAACGCCGATGATACCGGAACCGATTTTAACATTCTGCAAGCAACAGGTTGAGTCCGGGACAACGGATGTGACGAACAGCTTGAAACTGTTGGCCTCACCGAACCAGGACATCCAGGAGATACCGAACGCCGAATCGAACGTAGATCCGGTAATACGGCTGATGGCGGCCGGGTTTCGATTGTGCGAGCTGGAAAAGACCGCGATCGAGGTGCGCATGTACCAGTTCCTTAGTCCCGAGCTGAGCGCTACAACGATGTGGTTTTTGCGCCATTGGTGCGGTACCTACGTTATGTCCGCTTACGAACCGTCCGCCAACCATATCTTCTCGAACGCGTTCGGTGTCGGTACGGCCGGTGCACTGTGGGTGATTAACTATCTGCTAAATAAGATCTGCTTGAACGCTCAGAACCTGCGAGCGGAACCGGCCGTAATGGAGGAAACGATCGAGCTGCTGCTGGCGTTGCAACGGAACCGCTACCGTGCGCAAACCATATTCAACTCGGAATACTTCCGGTCGATATGCGACCTGAAAAGCTTCGAGCTTCCTATGGCGGTGAAGCGTAAGCTGCTCCGTGGCTTCGTTACGATCGGCGGCAGTATAGAGGGTGAAGAAATACGCAGCGAGTACATAATGCGCATCGTGCAGGGGACGAAGGAGAAGTTTAATTTGTTGCAGACTACACTACAGCAGCAGGCTCACCTACACCAGAGCGAACAGTTTAAGCAGAAGGTGATCGAGGTACTGGAGGAAACGATCGGTTGCGTGGAGGGTGCGTATGACAATCTGATTCTGACACTGTTCAACGAGATCGAACCCATCTGCAAGCAGCTCAGCACGTTCATGTCTTTGTACCGGAATGATACGGTACGTAGTGATGACTGTAGCGTTTACGGCTCTCTATTCTAACGTAACGCGTGTATTTGTCTGTCCATTCGCAGGTTATTGTGGAGCTTGTATTGGAGTTGCTGAACGAACTGGAACGATCGGCCGAGGTGAAGGAAGTACGTGCGGCTCTCCATCAGTACAGCATGCACGTGATCGGTGTGTACGTGAAGAACAACAGCAATCGTATTTCGCTCGATCCCACCAACAATGAACGGGATCCGCAGGATTTGATCCTGATTTTAAAGCTCATTCACGGGATCAGCGCAAGCCGGATGGCAAATGATGAGGAAACGCTACGACAAGCGTCGGACGTTTGTATCTTCGGGCTGACGAACATAGTGCCGCTGATAACGACCGACTTGATCCGGTACCCGGAGCTCTGCTATCAGTACTACATCACTATAACGTCTTTTGTCGATTCGAAACCCCATGTGGTAGGTTGAAGCAGTGAGGAAAACGCAACAGCCGAGATGTTtagatgatttattttgttgcattttcgaTTGTAGGTACCGGCGTTACATCCCGACTTTCTGAAGCAACTTGTCGCCTCCGTAGAGCTTGGACTAACCTCGTTTACGTCCGAGGTGGAGCTGAAGTGTGTCGAGTTTATCGAAGCATTTGCACAGGTCGTCCGGTTGCATAATAATAACGAATCGCTAGTCTCGCAGCTACTGCAATCCTTCCTGAAGCTGATGCTGGACATGACGATCGGGCAGAAGATTGACTGGAATAACACGACTGACTGGTACAAAGCCATGTATACCGTGATCTGTTGCTTTCCGCAAACGTTTAAGGATATGATACAGAGCTTCCTGCAGGAGCACGTGGACAGCAGTACGGATAAGGCGAAGGAGATGATTGGCGAAAGTCTGGTGCGCTTGAATCAGATAGAGTTTATAAACCTGCGCTTGATGAAGGTCCGGTTCGTCGACTGGTacgatcgtttcgtttcgctggTAAGTCTTATGTATAAGAAGTAGGTAAGCGTCTGTTGCATACTTTGGCACGGATTGTAAAACTGATTGGTCGGTGGTGAATGTAGAATTTCAACCGCATGTGGCTAATTTATCCACGCTACTAGTAGAGGGAAGTGTAACACCAATCTTACcgcgaaggaaggaagataaACGTTAAACGACCTGctatttgttctgtttttaattattttgtctCGTTATGGTAATGTTTGTGGATTTGAAgcataaagcaaaacatactTTAAACAACGT
The DNA window shown above is from Anopheles funestus chromosome 3RL, idAnoFuneDA-416_04, whole genome shotgun sequence and carries:
- the LOC125770139 gene encoding exportin-4-like; protein product: MDETYLKNLETAAHIIMAPPNSITNQQRQESEQIFTSFRKTKTPYALCQAILEKSSVDLVLFEAADVLKKTVVGEWKFIAEQDRASLRQYLLNYVIQRDVPVFIRDKLLQVVAIMIKRASLEDHGAERGQILEETKKMLTSGELKQQILSCSIMLAILEEYCNIVRSDDTGLNTLEHFKAKKQFEDSDLLKTFCMTLQAMVTIVNSFDTANSMQMYLFKQLLTVMETVLTWGFLLPNLRNVRVRHSLSKSIIDTSETVTKALHAPPLRLQAQWKSVIFDPKVLEVFFHTYWKLREIDDLQPKALTCILQLSTLRGPIITENIDESMSYLANYLTHFLSLMTNIELKDKEAYSFSLILRKLFQFLPTDMLKMLPNSLFDASMQQCFTLTMKFFEQSAAEESVAPDEALYVDALSNMLGIWLAFFDDKRNYPIEPMLPYIMQMFEKYVQCHLAPPQGIRGATGRDGEGGENEITELEESDRERFKEQLTVMGFFGRQILQHALGLLAKLLEDRTRKLGTQLHMLHSMQSLSISDGVNLENLFEDLHWLLLISGHVIAMESVGETPMIPEPILTFCKQQVESGTTDVTNSLKLLASPNQDIQEIPNAESNVDPVIRLMAAGFRLCELEKTAIEVRMYQFLSPELSATTMWFLRHWCGTYVMSAYEPSANHIFSNAFGVGTAGALWVINYLLNKICLNAQNLRAEPAVMEETIELLLALQRNRYRAQTIFNSEYFRSICDLKSFELPMAVKRKLLRGFVTIGGSIEGEEIRSEYIMRIVQGTKEKFNLLQTTLQQQAHLHQSEQFKQKVIEVLEETIGCVEGAYDNLILTLFNEIEPICKQLSTFMSLYRNDTVIVELVLELLNELERSAEVKEVRAALHQYSMHVIGVYVKNNSNRISLDPTNNERDPQDLILILKLIHGISASRMANDEETLRQASDVCIFGLTNIVPLITTDLIRYPELCYQYYITITSFVDSKPHVVPALHPDFLKQLVASVELGLTSFTSEVELKCVEFIEAFAQVVRLHNNNESLVSQLLQSFLKLMLDMTIGQKIDWNNTTDWYKAMYTVICCFPQTFKDMIQSFLQEHVDSSTDKAKEMIGESLVRLNQIEFINLRLMKVRFVDWYDRFVSLVSLMYKK